A section of the Ovis canadensis isolate MfBH-ARS-UI-01 breed Bighorn chromosome 1, ARS-UI_OviCan_v2, whole genome shotgun sequence genome encodes:
- the LOC138428729 gene encoding olfactory receptor 9S13-like — protein sequence MSTPKKGNRSVKPLQEFVLEGFEGGLQTQALLFALFLALYVVAVLGNLTMIVVITLDARLHSLMYFFLKNLSFVDLCYSSVITPKALATFLSSSKLITFGGCATQLFFFSLLATTEAFLLAVMAYDRFVAICSPLRYPITMRPSVCARLVLGSYCGGCLNSILQTSFTFSLPFCSSNHIDHFLCDVPPLLKLACADTMINELVLFGICGLIIVGTTLVVLTSYGYITVTILRMRSGGGRHKLFSTCGSHMTAVSLFYGTVFVMYAQPGAVESMEQGKVVSVFYTLVIPMLNPLVYSLRNKDVQEALQRLGQRHTAT from the coding sequence ATGTCAACCCCCAAAAAGGGAAACCGTTCAGTGAAGCCTCTGCAGGAGTTTGTGCTGGAGGGCTTTGAGGGCGGTCTGCAGACCCAGGCCCTGCTGTTTGCTCTGTTCCTGGCCCTGTACGTGGTGGCCGTCCTGGGGAACCTCACCATGATCGTGGTCATCACGCTGGATGCCCGTCTGCACTCGCTGATGTACTTCTTCCTCAAGAACCTCTCCTTTGTGGACCTGTGCTACTCGTCTGTCATCACCCCCAAGGCCCTGGCCACCTTCCTGTCCTCCTCCAAGCTCATCACCTTTGGgggctgtgccacacagctgtTCTTCTTCTCCTTACTGGCTACCACTGAGGCATTTCTCCTGGccgtgatggcctatgaccgcttcgTGGCCATCTGTAGCCCACTGCGCTACCCCATCACCATGCGCCCCTCGGTCTGTGCCCGCCTGGTGCTGGGCTCCTACTGTGGGGGCTGCCTCAACTCCATCCTGCAGACCAGCTTCACATTCAGCCTCCCGTTCTGCAGCTCCAACCACATCGACCACTTCCTCTGTGATGTCCCTCCATTGCTCAAGCTTGCCTGTGCTGACACTATGATCAATGAGCTGGTCTTGTTTGGAATCTGTGGCCTCATCATCGTGGGCACCACCCTCGTGGTCCTCACCTCCTATGGCTACATCACAGTGACCATCCTGAGGATGCGCTCAGGAGGAGGGAGACACAAGCTCTTCTCCACCTGCGGCTCCCACATGACAGCCGTGTCCCTCTTTTATGGGACAGTTTTTGTCATGTATGCCCAGCCGGGGGCTGTGGAGTCCATGGAGCAGGGCAAGGTGGTCTCCGTCTTCTACACCCTGGTCATCCCGATGCTCAACCCCCTCGTCTACAGTCTGAGAAACAAGGACGTGCAGGAAGCCCTGCAGAGACTGGGGCAGAGACACACAGCCACGTGA